Proteins from a genomic interval of Terriglobales bacterium:
- a CDS encoding TIGR03013 family XrtA/PEP-CTERM system glycosyltransferase: MLKIGGQKIPFITVILVISESLLIGLALFLSAVISLSPLSITTQSINSETFIRLILVIVVCEFCLYYYDLYDFQVVGRRAVLFVQLLQALGVACFLLAFVYFLQPSLSMGRGVALLAAPAILAIILSWRLLLDASAPLLRRTEKMLVLGMGKPGIDLVKELMVRPEFSTEVVGFLDEHESGANVGQMLESSKIVGKVSDVTRIAGEAKVDRVIISLAERRGKMPIHELLQLRFAGVRVEDAHTMFERVTGRILLEYLSPSWLILSEGFRKSGITRFLKRTTDLVISLVALVIAAPIMLLVAAAIVVESGRPVLFRQRRVGLEGREFEMLKFRSMYQDSERHGPAWAKDADRRVTRVGYYIRRFRLDELPQMINVLLGDMSIAGPRPEQPYFVQLLEQSIPYYGLRHTVRPGITGWAQIKFMYGASVEESKTKLEYDLFYIKHLSVFLDLAIIFETVKVLLSGRGAK; encoded by the coding sequence ATGCTTAAGATTGGTGGACAAAAGATACCGTTTATCACCGTTATCTTGGTGATATCCGAGAGTTTATTGATCGGCCTCGCCCTTTTCCTTTCAGCCGTTATCAGCCTTTCACCGCTAAGCATTACGACGCAATCGATCAATTCTGAGACGTTTATCCGGCTCATTTTGGTCATAGTCGTGTGCGAGTTCTGCCTCTATTACTACGACCTTTACGATTTCCAGGTCGTGGGCAGGCGCGCGGTACTTTTTGTCCAGTTGCTTCAGGCGCTAGGCGTCGCATGCTTCCTGCTGGCGTTCGTTTATTTTCTGCAGCCGAGCCTGAGCATGGGGCGCGGCGTGGCGCTTCTTGCTGCCCCTGCCATTCTGGCAATCATTCTGAGTTGGCGGTTGCTCCTTGACGCGAGCGCGCCGTTACTAAGACGAACCGAAAAAATGCTGGTTCTTGGAATGGGGAAGCCGGGCATTGACCTGGTGAAGGAACTGATGGTTCGTCCGGAGTTCAGCACCGAGGTCGTGGGGTTCCTGGATGAACACGAGAGCGGAGCTAATGTCGGGCAAATGCTCGAGAGTTCGAAGATTGTAGGCAAGGTATCAGACGTTACGCGGATAGCAGGCGAGGCGAAGGTGGACCGCGTGATCATCTCGCTGGCCGAGCGTCGCGGGAAGATGCCGATTCATGAACTCCTACAGTTGCGATTTGCCGGGGTCCGAGTGGAAGATGCCCACACAATGTTCGAGAGGGTGACGGGCAGGATTCTGCTGGAGTACCTTTCGCCTAGTTGGCTGATCCTTTCGGAGGGATTCCGGAAGTCGGGCATTACTCGTTTCTTAAAACGCACCACGGACCTGGTGATTTCGCTTGTTGCGCTGGTCATTGCGGCGCCGATCATGCTGCTTGTTGCGGCCGCCATCGTTGTCGAAAGCGGCAGGCCGGTATTGTTCCGCCAGCGCCGCGTGGGGTTGGAAGGGCGGGAGTTCGAGATGCTGAAGTTCCGGTCGATGTATCAGGACTCGGAACGTCATGGTCCGGCGTGGGCGAAAGATGCCGACCGCAGAGTAACGCGAGTGGGGTACTATATCCGGCGGTTCCGGCTGGATGAACTGCCGCAAATGATTAATGTGCTGTTGGGCGACATGAGCATCGCCGGGCCGAGGCCAGAACAGCCGTACTTCGTTCAGTTACTGGAACAGAGTATTCCGTATTACGGACTCCGACATACCGTCAGACCGGGAATCACCGGTTGGGCGCAGATCAAATTTATGTACGGAGCCAGCGTGGAAGAGAGCAAGACGAAGCTGGAATATGACCTCTTCTACATCAAGCACCTGTCAGTATTCTTGGACCTGGCGATCATCTTTGAGACAGTGAAAGTGTTGCTGTCCGGCCGGGGCGCAAAGTAA
- a CDS encoding TIGR03087 family PEP-CTERM/XrtA system glycosyltransferase, which produces MKILFICHRFPYPPNRGGKIRPFNMIRHLSQNHEVTVASLAQTQQEHDEGAPLREHCRQVIAEVEPSLDRWRRAVFALPTSTPSSAAYFSSPRLRQRILDCFRRNSFDLVWVHCAFMGQYAEGLNAPFRILDYGDLDASKWLDYAKFKAPPLAWGYGIEAHKLRKYEKHLATRFNQVTVTAQGEKEEFESFGIPTPCTLIPNGVDFSYFQLLPDRNVKQVIAFLGRMDYFPNVDGVSFFARSVFPFIREKHPAAEFRIVGSNPLPSVKELASIPGISVTGYVPDVRPYVQDAAVSVVPLRIARGTQNKTLECISMGIPVVSSSTAAKGIQARPNEHLLVADTPQQYAQAVSKIFEDPDWAARMAEAGRIHIQKTHNWANSMLILDSVIASAKKETTAVLR; this is translated from the coding sequence ATGAAGATACTGTTCATCTGTCACCGATTTCCTTACCCGCCGAACAGAGGTGGCAAAATCCGCCCGTTTAACATGATTCGGCACCTGAGCCAGAACCATGAAGTGACGGTAGCTAGTCTTGCCCAGACTCAGCAGGAGCACGATGAAGGAGCCCCACTTCGTGAGCATTGCCGCCAAGTCATAGCGGAAGTGGAACCTTCTTTAGACCGTTGGCGCCGGGCCGTGTTTGCATTGCCAACCAGCACGCCGTCGTCGGCTGCCTATTTTTCCTCGCCACGTTTGCGCCAGCGCATACTGGATTGTTTTCGCCGTAACTCATTCGATTTGGTTTGGGTTCATTGCGCTTTCATGGGCCAGTACGCCGAGGGGCTGAATGCACCATTTCGCATTCTCGATTACGGTGACCTCGACGCGAGCAAATGGCTGGACTATGCGAAGTTCAAGGCTCCTCCACTTGCGTGGGGCTATGGCATTGAGGCTCATAAACTTCGCAAATATGAGAAACATTTAGCGACTCGGTTTAATCAGGTCACAGTCACCGCGCAGGGAGAAAAGGAAGAATTCGAGTCCTTCGGAATTCCGACTCCGTGCACTCTCATCCCCAACGGAGTTGATTTCTCCTACTTTCAACTTCTTCCTGATCGTAACGTCAAGCAGGTGATCGCTTTTCTAGGCCGGATGGATTACTTCCCCAACGTGGATGGCGTTTCCTTCTTTGCCCGTTCGGTGTTTCCCTTTATTCGCGAGAAGCATCCTGCGGCTGAATTTCGTATCGTAGGCTCGAATCCGCTTCCGTCGGTCAAGGAACTGGCTTCGATCCCGGGCATCAGCGTAACCGGCTACGTGCCTGATGTGCGTCCCTACGTTCAAGATGCCGCGGTATCGGTCGTTCCCCTGCGTATCGCTCGTGGCACACAGAACAAGACACTCGAATGCATATCCATGGGCATTCCGGTCGTCTCGTCATCAACTGCCGCGAAAGGAATCCAGGCTCGACCCAATGAGCACCTGCTCGTGGCCGACACTCCGCAGCAGTACGCTCAAGCGGTTTCAAAGATCTTCGAAGATCCCGATTGGGCAGCCAGAATGGCCGAGGCGGGACGAATTCACATACAGAAAACTCACAACTGGGCGAATTCGATGTTGATCCTCGATTCGGTCATCGCCAGCGCAAAAAAAGAGACTACCGCTGTTCTGCGGTAG
- a CDS encoding tetratricopeptide repeat protein codes for MTPMRRAATYVFQCMWVFTYALLVRTFNVLKRMEAKPKAKTALAAAMVAMLAVGIMTGCKGDPKKEAEKHYAKGMEALKSSKQNEAIVELRRSIQLNPQHSKAHFELGKLYFGTGNIRGGYQELMLALKSDPKNKDANMLVAEMLLRFRAFDQALAKVDEIQKDFPQERSLNLIKVEALLGQQKFEESRKLLEQVLQQDPANPRALYDQSIFQLKDGKFADAEASLRRVWDMQPNSMVPPATLSAEYMKRGDNAKAEAILKEAVQRRPDSVIPKNMLYGFYMQNKRFGEAEALAKAIQSGTPKDSPSRLAVAEFYLTTNNQKEAEAELKRLTAQNKKDYFAWQKLVELYVAQNRVAEAKAVLSETLKENPNEPGMLDLSGRLKIAEGNFNDALLDLQKAQKFNPDNPQVYVDLSKAYLGRGEMEQSKTSLEEALKREPGLATARVDLANLQIRSNQVDEAIKNLQMVIDARPSNITPYVLMSAALTAKGEFQQAESNLARLVDATGDPASKANVYRAMAAVKFVQKKFPECIQLTTKSLELDARPPETLQIAGSCYLAMKQPAKAVEVVNKYVAKNPSLPAGQEVLGGVAFEAADMKTAQAAYEKALQINPKLLVARRGLAEVYLTQNQPDKATGVLKGLESEYPRDYIIPLRLAQISEQKQDWDSAKKFYERSIELNDKNPIAKNNLAYIYAEKGGNLDMALKLAQEAREAFPADPRIGDTLAWIYIKKGSYESAVQFLKDATAKMPQNATYKYHLGLAYSKLGKNTEAKQQLQAALKMPNFAEAEEAKKVLASLQ; via the coding sequence ATGACACCTATGCGACGTGCCGCTACCTATGTCTTCCAATGTATGTGGGTATTCACATACGCCTTACTAGTTCGGACCTTCAACGTTTTGAAACGCATGGAAGCAAAGCCGAAGGCCAAGACCGCGTTGGCTGCCGCGATGGTGGCCATGCTAGCCGTTGGAATCATGACCGGCTGCAAGGGCGATCCGAAGAAAGAAGCGGAAAAGCACTATGCCAAAGGCATGGAGGCGCTGAAGTCGAGTAAGCAAAACGAGGCGATCGTGGAGCTTCGGCGTTCCATCCAACTGAATCCGCAGCACTCGAAAGCACACTTCGAACTCGGAAAGCTGTATTTCGGGACGGGCAACATCCGGGGCGGCTACCAGGAACTGATGCTGGCCCTGAAGAGCGACCCGAAGAACAAGGATGCGAACATGCTCGTGGCGGAAATGCTGCTGCGCTTCCGAGCCTTTGATCAGGCGCTCGCCAAAGTTGACGAGATCCAAAAGGACTTCCCGCAGGAGCGATCCCTTAACCTGATCAAGGTAGAAGCGCTGCTCGGTCAACAGAAATTCGAGGAGAGCCGTAAGTTGCTGGAGCAGGTGCTACAGCAAGATCCGGCGAACCCACGAGCTTTGTACGACCAGTCCATATTCCAACTGAAGGACGGAAAGTTCGCGGACGCCGAAGCCAGCCTGCGTCGCGTCTGGGACATGCAGCCGAATTCAATGGTTCCTCCCGCAACGCTCAGTGCGGAATACATGAAGCGCGGGGACAACGCCAAGGCCGAAGCCATTCTGAAAGAGGCGGTGCAGCGGCGTCCGGATAGCGTGATTCCCAAGAACATGCTGTATGGCTTCTACATGCAGAACAAACGTTTCGGCGAAGCTGAAGCGTTGGCGAAGGCCATCCAGAGCGGAACTCCGAAGGACAGTCCGTCCAGGCTAGCCGTGGCGGAGTTTTACCTGACGACCAACAATCAAAAGGAAGCGGAAGCTGAACTCAAGCGGTTGACGGCGCAGAACAAGAAGGACTACTTCGCCTGGCAGAAACTGGTTGAGCTTTATGTAGCGCAGAACCGGGTCGCAGAAGCAAAAGCTGTTCTCTCCGAAACACTGAAGGAGAACCCAAACGAGCCGGGCATGCTTGACCTGAGCGGCAGGCTGAAGATCGCAGAAGGGAACTTCAACGACGCTCTGCTTGATCTGCAAAAGGCGCAGAAGTTCAATCCTGATAACCCGCAGGTGTACGTTGATCTGAGCAAAGCGTATCTGGGTCGCGGCGAAATGGAACAGTCCAAGACATCGCTGGAAGAAGCCTTGAAACGCGAGCCCGGATTGGCCACGGCGAGAGTAGATCTTGCGAACCTTCAGATCCGCTCCAATCAGGTCGATGAGGCAATCAAGAATCTTCAGATGGTGATTGATGCGAGACCGTCGAACATCACTCCTTATGTGCTGATGTCCGCAGCGCTCACCGCGAAAGGTGAATTCCAACAGGCGGAATCGAATCTGGCCCGACTGGTGGACGCAACCGGCGATCCGGCCAGCAAGGCGAATGTATACCGGGCGATGGCCGCGGTGAAGTTCGTACAGAAGAAGTTCCCGGAATGCATTCAGCTGACAACCAAGTCGCTGGAACTCGATGCACGGCCACCGGAGACTCTTCAGATCGCTGGCTCCTGCTATTTGGCGATGAAGCAGCCGGCCAAGGCAGTGGAAGTCGTCAACAAGTACGTCGCTAAGAATCCCAGCTTGCCTGCCGGCCAGGAAGTGTTGGGCGGCGTGGCTTTCGAAGCGGCGGATATGAAGACAGCGCAGGCAGCTTACGAAAAGGCGCTTCAGATCAATCCCAAACTGCTTGTGGCACGGCGCGGACTGGCCGAGGTCTATCTGACACAGAACCAGCCAGACAAGGCCACGGGCGTGCTAAAAGGTCTGGAGAGCGAATATCCACGTGACTACATCATTCCATTGCGTCTGGCTCAGATCAGCGAACAGAAGCAGGACTGGGATTCGGCGAAGAAGTTCTACGAGCGCAGCATCGAACTGAACGACAAGAACCCGATTGCGAAGAACAATCTTGCGTACATCTATGCCGAAAAGGGCGGCAATCTGGATATGGCGCTGAAACTGGCGCAAGAAGCCAGAGAGGCGTTCCCGGCAGATCCGCGCATTGGTGACACCCTGGCGTGGATCTACATCAAGAAGGGAAGCTACGAATCGGCGGTGCAGTTCTTGAAGGACGCCACGGCCAAGATGCCGCAGAACGCAACCTACAAGTATCACCTGGGTCTCGCCTACTCGAAGCTAGGAAAGAATACGGAAGCGAAACAGCAGCTGCAGGCGGCTCTCAAAATGCCCAACTTCGCGGAAGCCGAAGAAGCGAAGAAGGTGCTGGCAAGCCTGCAATAA
- a CDS encoding fibronectin type III domain-containing protein — translation MVLLVALTACGGGGTSPTRTIGGGGIGGTPGRDAGGGTGGGGTSGDAFSIQNLSLTNVTSTTATVAWTTSVTTTSSVDYGLTQNYGSSTAISSAGTTPSFTISGLVPSSTYHFRVRSKDSNGVEVVSSDSTFITASSYGTAPQFAVTGVRAENLSTNGATIVWTTTAPASSQVEYGKTTSYGSTTPVDGTQVTNHSVNVTGLESGATYHYRVHSANPGGPDVISADATFSTLSTGKNTLVISKVAVTGVTESSVMITWETNAAATSKVEYGTTMAYGSSSNTDSNLVNQHSVTLTGLVPGTLYHARVNSADTTGFSAVSGDFTFTTTTPLLALTDFTVSSVGTTSAVLTWVTNAPASSIVEYGTSPSFGSTVTDALTVTNHTVTLTDLAPGTQYFVRAKSQDPNGTIATSGALTFTTVSSGALAIYSVSVNAVTSTSVAIAWSTTTPANSLVEYGTTAAYGSSTVLDPALVTNHLQTLSNLAPNTTYHFRITSVDSSSAVAQSPDLTFTTMQPTLSITNANVPTIGFDSATISWTTNIPATSQVEYGTTTAYGTNLPADPTLVTQHSVIITGLQSGVTYHARAHSSASGTGDVAGPDLAFSVSTKTPLTLSNVVMSNITADSATMTWTTNSPATSQVEYGTTTNYGFATNLDSTLVTSHQITINNLSPSTTYNARPRSSTDPLRADITGDNVTFTTSQQTPTTVGFSNITATNVASTTATISWTTSVASLGYVEYGSTTNYGGRSSTEVVSGTSHSVVLQGLVSGVTYHYRVHAVVNGNDSASGDQTFTTLTEVKNPPTTAWPFGWKSLGALTQLNQAGLCPTGSQYASILRTEGCSAVIRDWTSGILRTATDQLLITGGGHTGYGGNELYALTLQDSSAGNQATLKRFTQPTVPGTGGPIVLGTGGCNGGVTSKGVVTTIQASDAGPVALPPIFRTDLAPGYNVCVDCQTDAKGFGCAPDAKHTYDQLTYIPPNSLSCVDGVTTGDVLFEFSGYSAWDAGTARADAWVYHFSTGVWQRLDTWATYVGGRPASGHGKVVDWDPVSRKIIMYDDYNFGSWDLCTNTYTRLADWTKETSAKGAIDYKDRIMVITNKNSSGGREVYHYNIDTNTVTDVTPNLTAKGCSMLTDLVTPGEFGYIWSGLTYDPDANRVVMWPNFGNTVYDYFPGTQTCSKFTYSGDTVANSAHTGASSSNGTFGRFRYVPSQKVFVLINDWSLPAMVLCRNDKGCP, via the coding sequence ATGGTTTTGCTGGTTGCGTTGACCGCATGTGGAGGCGGTGGAACGTCGCCGACCAGAACGATTGGCGGAGGCGGAATCGGCGGGACTCCTGGACGCGATGCCGGCGGCGGTACGGGCGGTGGAGGAACCTCGGGAGACGCCTTTTCCATTCAGAACCTTTCGTTGACGAACGTCACTTCTACGACGGCAACGGTGGCGTGGACAACGAGCGTTACTACGACTTCAAGCGTCGATTACGGACTTACACAGAATTACGGCAGTTCTACTGCGATTTCCAGCGCGGGGACGACCCCCAGTTTTACGATTTCCGGACTAGTACCAAGCAGCACTTATCATTTCAGGGTTCGCAGCAAAGATAGCAATGGCGTTGAGGTAGTCAGCAGCGATTCTACGTTTATCACGGCCTCGAGTTATGGGACCGCACCGCAGTTTGCGGTGACTGGTGTTCGCGCGGAGAACTTATCGACAAACGGCGCCACCATTGTGTGGACAACCACGGCTCCGGCAAGTTCGCAAGTCGAGTACGGCAAGACAACTTCCTACGGTTCAACCACTCCCGTCGATGGCACCCAGGTTACAAATCACTCAGTCAATGTCACTGGCCTGGAGAGTGGAGCTACGTACCACTATCGCGTGCATTCGGCGAACCCGGGTGGCCCCGACGTAATTAGTGCCGATGCAACCTTCAGCACCCTTTCTACGGGAAAGAACACGCTGGTGATCAGCAAGGTGGCGGTCACGGGAGTGACAGAGAGTTCGGTCATGATCACGTGGGAAACCAACGCGGCCGCGACCTCCAAGGTTGAGTACGGCACAACGATGGCATACGGATCCAGCAGCAATACGGATTCGAACCTCGTGAACCAGCACTCAGTGACATTGACGGGCCTGGTCCCGGGAACGCTGTATCACGCGCGAGTCAATTCTGCTGACACCACAGGATTCTCCGCGGTCTCTGGGGACTTCACATTCACAACCACGACACCGCTGTTGGCACTCACGGACTTCACGGTAAGCAGCGTCGGTACAACTTCGGCGGTGCTCACATGGGTGACGAATGCTCCGGCGAGTTCGATCGTGGAATATGGCACATCGCCAAGCTTCGGCAGTACGGTTACGGATGCGCTGACCGTTACAAATCACACGGTAACGTTGACCGACCTGGCTCCAGGAACGCAGTACTTCGTCAGGGCGAAGTCGCAGGACCCGAATGGCACAATCGCCACGTCAGGGGCGTTGACGTTCACGACGGTCTCCTCGGGTGCTCTTGCGATCTATTCCGTGTCGGTGAACGCGGTTACGTCGACCTCAGTGGCGATTGCCTGGTCCACGACAACACCGGCCAATTCGCTGGTTGAGTACGGAACGACGGCGGCGTATGGAAGCAGCACAGTGCTGGACCCGGCGCTGGTGACGAATCACTTGCAGACGCTCTCGAACCTTGCTCCGAACACTACTTACCATTTCCGGATAACGTCGGTGGATTCGAGCAGCGCGGTGGCGCAGAGTCCGGACCTGACGTTTACGACGATGCAGCCGACGTTGAGTATTACCAACGCCAACGTGCCGACGATAGGATTCGATTCCGCGACGATTTCGTGGACGACAAACATACCGGCGACGTCGCAGGTGGAATACGGAACGACCACCGCATATGGAACAAACCTGCCGGCGGATCCGACACTGGTGACGCAGCACTCGGTGATTATTACGGGTCTGCAGTCGGGGGTTACCTATCACGCGCGTGCTCATTCGTCGGCGAGCGGCACCGGGGATGTGGCCGGTCCTGACCTGGCATTCTCGGTCAGCACGAAGACTCCGCTGACGCTTTCCAACGTGGTGATGTCAAACATCACTGCAGATAGCGCCACGATGACCTGGACGACGAATTCTCCGGCGACGTCACAGGTGGAGTACGGCACAACGACGAATTACGGGTTTGCGACAAACCTGGATTCCACCCTTGTGACAAGCCACCAGATCACCATAAACAATCTGAGCCCATCGACTACGTACAACGCACGGCCGCGTTCGAGTACTGATCCGTTGAGAGCCGATATCACGGGCGACAACGTTACATTTACGACCAGCCAGCAGACACCGACAACCGTTGGGTTCTCAAACATTACGGCTACCAACGTGGCGTCGACTACCGCAACGATTTCGTGGACGACTTCGGTCGCAAGCCTCGGTTATGTCGAGTATGGATCGACTACGAACTACGGTGGAAGGTCGTCGACGGAAGTGGTATCAGGCACGAGTCACTCGGTTGTATTGCAGGGACTAGTATCTGGAGTGACATACCACTACCGTGTTCACGCCGTGGTGAACGGAAACGACAGCGCAAGCGGCGACCAGACGTTCACGACACTTACCGAAGTGAAGAATCCGCCTACAACGGCGTGGCCGTTCGGCTGGAAGAGTTTGGGAGCATTGACGCAGTTGAACCAGGCGGGACTGTGTCCCACCGGTTCGCAGTATGCGTCAATATTGAGGACGGAAGGGTGTTCGGCCGTCATTCGGGACTGGACCAGCGGGATTCTGCGTACGGCGACGGATCAATTGCTGATCACGGGTGGTGGACACACCGGGTACGGCGGCAATGAGTTATACGCATTGACGCTGCAGGATTCCTCAGCGGGCAATCAAGCGACATTGAAGCGTTTTACCCAACCGACGGTGCCCGGGACGGGCGGCCCCATCGTGCTAGGAACAGGTGGTTGTAACGGAGGAGTCACGAGTAAAGGCGTGGTGACAACGATCCAGGCATCCGATGCGGGACCAGTTGCGCTGCCGCCGATCTTCCGCACCGATCTAGCGCCTGGGTACAACGTTTGCGTTGATTGTCAGACGGATGCGAAAGGATTTGGCTGTGCTCCGGATGCCAAGCACACGTATGACCAACTAACGTATATTCCGCCGAATTCTTTGAGTTGCGTGGACGGAGTCACCACGGGCGACGTGCTCTTTGAATTCAGTGGTTACTCGGCATGGGACGCTGGAACCGCTCGAGCCGATGCATGGGTTTATCACTTCAGCACGGGCGTTTGGCAACGTCTCGATACGTGGGCCACGTATGTGGGAGGAAGACCGGCGAGTGGACATGGGAAGGTAGTCGATTGGGATCCGGTGAGCCGGAAGATCATCATGTACGACGACTATAACTTCGGGTCCTGGGACCTGTGCACCAACACCTACACTCGGCTTGCTGACTGGACGAAGGAAACGAGTGCGAAGGGCGCCATCGATTACAAAGACCGAATTATGGTGATTACGAACAAGAATAGTTCGGGCGGCAGAGAGGTTTATCACTACAACATCGACACGAATACCGTTACTGACGTGACTCCGAACCTGACGGCGAAGGGATGCAGTATGCTGACGGACCTTGTCACCCCGGGAGAGTTTGGGTACATCTGGTCCGGATTGACGTATGACCCGGATGCAAACCGCGTCGTGATGTGGCCGAACTTCGGAAACACAGTCTATGACTACTTCCCGGGAACCCAAACATGTTCGAAGTTCACCTATTCAGGGGACACAGTTGCTAACTCTGCACATACAGGGGCAAGTTCTTCCAATGGAACTTTTGGCCGGTTCCGGTATGTGCCGAGCCAGAAGGTGTTCGTGCTGATCAACGACTGGAGCTTGCCGGCCATGGTGCTATGCCGGAATGACAAGGGCTGTCCATAA
- a CDS encoding glycosyltransferase family 39 protein, with amino-acid sequence MLLLVVFAGVFLRCHQISYNFDGDEIFSVDAARSDISKTLSILIADRVHPPVHNVALHYWGAVVGFSEAGMRSLSVLASTGFLIIMFRVAMLLLRPMYAFYVAMLCACSPLLVIYGQQARPYALALFFAATSFYILVRQGFESPGWKWPVRYGICCALLVNTMYASVFLITAEVLGILCWRSANRFRLILAAFLGAATIAPWLLIIGSSMHGVDNQMAWIPKPRIFDVLYLYVQFFGSVPHASMTLVLLFAVIAALIVKNHRRLDIRLVVTVATLAFLPPVVVYLVSWYGPLSIWAVRQLLFSGPMIFLLIGLAIECVPRRLVLVPATALVLWCLSALPEAIPAQVTPPWRELAQRFGGSEYTVITNESFVAKPLTFYMEGSANVIDISEARELNDQRVIYVCRPVRCDTSAIQGFRIEHEESIRWNRTANSPTNMLQVYSLVGMD; translated from the coding sequence TTGCTCCTGTTAGTAGTATTCGCTGGCGTGTTTCTGCGTTGCCATCAGATCTCATATAACTTCGACGGTGATGAGATCTTCTCCGTTGACGCAGCAAGAAGCGATATCTCGAAGACCTTATCAATACTCATTGCTGATCGCGTTCACCCTCCGGTTCATAACGTTGCTCTGCACTATTGGGGTGCCGTTGTCGGATTCAGCGAAGCAGGCATGCGTTCACTCAGTGTGCTTGCCTCAACCGGATTTCTGATCATTATGTTTCGGGTAGCGATGTTGCTCCTGAGGCCGATGTACGCCTTCTATGTAGCTATGCTTTGTGCGTGTAGCCCTTTGCTGGTGATTTATGGACAGCAAGCACGCCCGTACGCACTGGCTTTGTTCTTTGCTGCAACGAGCTTTTACATACTCGTCCGACAAGGATTTGAGTCGCCGGGTTGGAAGTGGCCGGTGCGATACGGAATCTGCTGTGCACTGCTGGTCAACACTATGTATGCAAGCGTGTTTTTGATTACGGCGGAAGTCCTGGGCATTCTATGTTGGCGATCCGCAAACAGGTTCCGCCTGATCCTCGCTGCGTTTCTAGGGGCGGCGACGATTGCACCTTGGCTCCTCATCATCGGATCATCCATGCATGGTGTCGATAACCAGATGGCGTGGATACCGAAGCCCCGAATTTTTGACGTTCTGTATTTGTATGTTCAGTTCTTCGGGAGTGTTCCTCACGCGAGCATGACGCTGGTGCTGCTGTTTGCAGTCATCGCAGCGTTAATCGTCAAGAATCATCGTAGGCTGGACATTCGCCTTGTCGTAACGGTGGCAACCCTTGCATTCTTGCCGCCAGTGGTGGTTTATCTGGTCTCCTGGTACGGGCCCCTGTCAATTTGGGCAGTGCGCCAGTTGTTATTTAGTGGTCCCATGATCTTCCTACTCATTGGCCTCGCCATTGAGTGCGTACCACGCCGGTTGGTACTCGTGCCAGCGACTGCTCTTGTGCTGTGGTGTCTCTCAGCCTTGCCAGAAGCTATTCCGGCGCAGGTAACACCCCCATGGAGAGAACTCGCACAGAGATTCGGCGGTTCCGAATACACCGTGATAACCAATGAATCGTTTGTTGCGAAGCCGTTGACCTTTTATATGGAGGGCTCGGCGAATGTCATCGATATCTCGGAGGCAAGAGAGTTAAACGATCAGAGAGTGATTTACGTGTGCCGACCAGTTAGATGCGATACGAGCGCGATTCAAGGGTTTCGTATTGAACATGAAGAGTCGATCCGATGGAACCGAACCGCTAATTCACCAACCAATATGTTGCAGGTGTACTCTCTCGTCGGAATGGATTAG